ACCGCGCATGCCTGCGGCCTCGACGAGTTTGATGACCTCGGCTTTGGCATCGTCGTGGTCACTGCAGACGAGGACATCGCAGTCGACTTCGGTATCCGGATTTCTGAGCTTTTCGGCGCTGACGTTCTGGAACGCCCCGACAAGCCTGACATCACTGCCCAGGAGTTTTTGCGCATTCAGGACCGCAGAACCGCCCTCAGGGACATGAACGGTGCGAATATCGGGTGGCGCAAGCGGCACCGTAACATCGACAACGATCTTGCCGGAGAGATAGTCGCGGACACCTTCAATGGTGTCGATCTGTGCCGAATAGGGAACGGACACGACGATAATGTCGGCGACCTGCGCAGCGGCGGCATTCTGCACGCCGGTGAGATACTCCCCGCCCAGTTCACGGTTCAGTTCAGCACACTTCTCGATCGCTTTGGCAGCGTCGCGCGAGCCAATCAATACACGGTAGCCGTTGAGCGCCCAGCGAACCGCCAAACCTGACCCCTCTTTACCCGTACCGCCAAGAACGGCAACGGTGAGCATGATTCCGCTTTCGGCTTCGGCCATGACTCTCCCTTTCATGATGGGTGAAATACACTCATTCTTGCGGTGGATTATAGTGATTTTCAAGCGCACAAACGATAACGAACTTTGGGACGGTTCGCGTGTGATGCCGTGCAGTCGTATCAGCTCATATATAGATCGTCAAGCGAACGGGCGACGGCAAATCGTTCCCAGGTCGTGCGAATGAACGCAAGAGTTCGCCGCCCTGGGTTGGCGATGGGCGGGTGCTTGCGCTCCAGCGCGGCAACTGCAACGCGGTAGTAGACCTCGCCTGCCCGTATATGGGCCGATTCCGCGGGAAGGAGCCACTGTCGATAAGCGAGTTCCGTACCCGTGATACGGGCGTAAGTATGAATGGCACCGTTAAGCTCGGCGAAGGCTCGGCTGAAGAAGAACGCAAGGATCTCAGCCTGCACGCCGTCCGGCATTTTGGAGTACGGGATCCGATACCAGTGGTCATCCCGCAGGCGTTCGAAGTCGCGCTTACGGTTAACGACGCAGACCAGAACACGATCTTCAGGGTAATTCACATGGATTCGTCAGGGTCGATCAAGGTTTGTTCGAGGAAACGCATATCGTTGAGAAGCTCGTCGCGCTGGCGGAAAAGCTCGCGGTAGTGCTGCTTGTCCTGACCGCTCATCTGGTCGACGTTGCCGCCATACGAGGCAAGGAGATCATCTATGCGCTGATCCAACGCCTCGTAGTCGCGCACCAATTCCTGATACCTGTTCAGGTCGGCGCGGAGGTCGTCGGGCATTTCAGTCATACAGAGGTCTCCGAGGGAGATGCGTCGATATTCTCTGTTGATGCTACCACATAAAGTGGCCTTCCACGTACTTCATCGTAGACCCGTGCGACGTACTGCCCGAGCACAAACAGGAAGAATAACTGAAAGCTGCCCAGCAGTAGCATGAGGACAATGGTGGTTGCCTGACCGCCGAAGAAGTCCGGCCCGAGCCGGATACGCAGGAGTGCGATAACGGGGATGGCCAGGACCGCCATAACCCCCAGCAGCAGGCTCACATAAATCATGACCTGCAGCGGGAAAAACGAGAAACCGGTCACGGCGTCCCAGGCGAAGCGGATCATCTTCCGCAAGGGGTACTTGGTCTCGCCAACCGTACGCGCCTCGCGGACGTAGTTTACGCCGGTCTGCTTGAAACCGACCCAGCTGGTCATGCCTCGGATGAAGCGGTTGTGCTCGCGCATCTGGCGCAGGACTTTGGCTACTTTTTCATCCATCAGCCGGAAGTCCCCGGTGTCGACCGGGATATGCACGTCGGTGATGCGATAGATGATGCGATAGAAGAGTTTCGCACTCACGCGCTTGAACCAGGACTCGCCTTTACGCACGGAACGCACCGCATATACGACCTCGTAACCGGCCTTCCAGCGGTCGATCATTTCCAGGATGACTTCCGGAGGATCCTGCAAGTCGGCATCGATCAAGACGACGGCGCGGCCACGGGCAAAATCGATGCCCGCAGTAACGGCCGTGGCATGCCCGAAGTTGCGCGCGAAGTTGATGATCTTCACGTTCGGATCCTGAGCCGCGGCGGCACGCATTTCCGTAAGGGATGCGTCGCGGCTGCCATCGTTTACGAGTACAAGTTCCCAGGTTTCACCGGTCTGTTCCATCACGCGATGGATTTCGCTGTGCAGACGGAGGATATTGCCTTCTTCGTTGTAAACGGGGGCGACAATCGAATAGGTCGGGCGATCGGTCATTGCGAAAATCTCACAAGGGGCAAGGTTTCTTCGCTCTCATTACACTCTAAAGGCGCAAACCCCTCACTGGATTGTAGTGAAGATGACCGCGCGTTACACTGATAATACTCTACTCCCGCTAAGATTCTACCGTTACCTGAAAGTACAAGCGAGACGATATGCCCATCGATTCGGTTCAGTTTCGCAGCACCCTTGCGCAGTGGGCATCGGGCGTGACCGTGGTCACGACGGCGCATGAGGGTCTGCTGTATGGCATGACTGCCAGCTCGTTCTCCAGCGTCAGCCTCACCCCGCCGCTGATCCTGGTTTGCATCGCAAAGTACGCATATACGCACCAGATTCTGCTCGATGCCGGCAGTTTCGGCGTGAACATCCTGAGCGCGGAACAGGCGGATCTGGGGAAGCGATTTGCCGAAAAACACGCGGAGTATATCAACCGTTTTGCAGATCTGGATGTCGTTTACGGAGAATACGGAGTGCCGCTACTGCCACGTGTCATGGCCTGGCTGGACTGTAAGACGTATCAGGTGGTCGATGCGGGAGACCACTCCGTCTTTATCGGCGAAGTGCTGTCCACACAGATCAATGGCGGCGAGCCGCTTTTGTATTTCAACCGCAAGTGGGGCGCGTTCGCGTCGCAGGGGTAGCGATAATTCAAAAGCGCGCACGTCCCAGGCGACAGCGATTAGGGGATAGAAAATAAGAACGCCGCCAGCATTGACGGCGTTCATGATTCATGGCTGAAGCGCCGGTTCACTTCGGGGCGAAAACCCTGGCAGCGGCCATCGCTGCGCCGACAATGCCTGAGTCGTTAAAGTAGCGGGCAGGGGCTACTTCAGCATTGACGTGGATGTACTCGATAAAGCGGTCAAAGCGCTTGGAGATGCCGCCGCCAATGATGAATAAGTCCGGCGAGAAGATAAAGTCGAGGTGCTGAAGGTAGTCATTGACGCGAGCGCCCCACTTGGCCCAAGACAGATCTCTTTCCTCCTTGATGCGGGCGGCGGCGCGGGCTTCTGCGATTTTGTTGTGCAGGTGAAGGTGTCCAAATTCGGTGTTGGGCAGAAGTTTGCCGTCATGGAACACGGCGCTTCCGATGCCCGTCCCGAAGGTGAGCATAATGACGACGCCCATTTTGTCTTTTCCAGAGCCGAAGGTCATCTCTGCGACGCCGGCTGCATCCGCGTCGTTCAGGACATGGAACGGCATGCCAACCCGCTCGGAAAAGAGGGATTGACCGTCAGTATGAATCCATGCTTTGTCGACATTGGCCGCAGAAAACATGACGCCGTTCTTGACGATGGCGGGAAACGTGCAGCCCACCGGACCGTTGTACTTTCCCATGTCGACAACCAGGGTTTTTACCGCATCAGCCACCGCGTCCGGCGTTGAGGGCTGAGGCGTGTCAACGCGGACGCGTTCGCCGATAAGCTCTCCGTTATCGGCGTCGACTAAAGCGCCTTTGATGCCTGACCCGCCGATGTCAATTCCAAAATACTGCGCCATCTTCTACGCTCCCTTGCGTAAAACCCAGTTCCGGACAAATTCTACGAGCAGGCGCGACCCGAAGCCGTTCATGCCCTTGGCGTTGATGTAGGGGCTCCCCGAGAAATCCAGGAACATGCCTGCGATGTCGACATGCGCCCAACGCGGATAATCTACGAACTCCTTGAGGAAGGCCGCAGCTACACACGCGCCGCCTTTCGCCCCGGCGCTGTTCTTCATGTCTGCGGTGTCGCTGTCGATTGCCTTGCGATATTCGGGCATGAGCGGCATAGGCCATACCCGTTCATAAACGGACGAGCCCGCGGCAAGAAGCGCATCCCGGACACTGTCGTCGGTGGCAAAGATGCCCGCGTTGATATTGCCCAGCGCAACGGCGATCGAACCGGTCAGTGTGGCGATGTCCACGACAACATCTGGCTTGAAGCGTCCAGCATATACCAGTGCATCTGCCAGTAGAAGGCGACCTTCGGCGTCGGTGCTGATGATCTCGATAGTCTTGCCATTGCTGGCCGTCAGGACATCCTGGGGACGATAGGCGTGGGCGTCGATGAGGTTTTCGGATGCCGGCATGAGGCCAACCACATGCAGCGGGATGTCGAGTTCGGCAACCGTCTGCAGCGCGCCAAGCACCGCAGCCGCCCCTGACATATCACCTTTCATGCCGATCATTCCATCGGCGGTCTTGATGGAATAGCCACCCGTGTCGAAGGTAACGCCCTTCCCGACCAGTACGACGGTCGGAAGTTCGGCGGCGCGGGCGGCATTGTGTTCGAGAATGATGAACTGCGGCGGATTGTGGCTTGCCTGGGCAACGCCAAGGATGGCACCCATACGCAAAGCTTCCATTTGCCCGCGTTCAAGTACCTCGGCCCGGAGGTTCGACTCGGTCGCCACGCGAACCGCCTGTTCGGCAAGGTGGGCCGGCGTACAGTAGTTGGGCGGGAGGTTAGCAATGTCGCGCGCAAGGATGGTGCCGCGAGCATAGGCCACGCCGACCTTAAGCGCCTGGTTCGCGACGGTTTGCTCGGACTCCGAAGCGACTACTGTTATCCGCGACAGCTTCTTCGATTCATCCGGCGTGGATTTCTGGCCGCGATAGAACCACAAGGCAAGCATAGCGCCTTCAACGGCTGCGTGTACGCCCACGGCAAGATCAAATGGGGGCAGGGCGAATGCAGCATTCGCCGCGCCCAGTTCCTGTGCCTGTTTGGAGGCAACAGCAGCAGCGCGGCGGATCGTCTCGGCTGTGACTTCTTCGGGTTTGCCCAGACCTACGAGAAGGATACGACGGGCGGTAAGCTGCCCACGAGGATAAATGACGGCGACCTGCTCTGCCTTACCCGAGAAGTCACCCACCTCCACAAGCTCGGCAAGCGCGTTGTTGAGCATCGTATTGATGGTTCGGACGGGACCCGCGGAGAGATCCGGGGGTTGGGCCGAGAAGAGGATAAGGGCGTCGGATTCCGTTTTTTCGATGGGTCCGGCGCTCACGCTGAAGTCAATCATAATCGCCCCGCAGTTGGGAGAACCTGAGGGATATTATGCCGCATTTATGCGCGGTGCAAAACTGGTTACTTCACCGCACGCGACTTCAGGAAAACTGCTCGGCCAGCCGCTTGTGCTGCGCGGCGTACATCGAGGTCGAGATCCGACTCAAATACGTCCTGGAGCGGCTGAAGTGCTTCAGGATCACCAATGTCTTCGAGTTCGCGGATCGCCTCTAAGCGCACCTCAGGCTGGCGATCACTCAGGCGCCCGATGTGGTAGTGAACGATCTTTTTCTGAGTACTCATAGGATTAAGTTCTCCCGATCATGTGCTGCAACATAAGTATATATAACACTCGTTTTCCGGGCGGACAATTCTTTTGTGATGTATCATCAGAGATGAGCGCGAACAAGGGGGTGACTATGGCGAACTTTCTGGCGACGATTCTCGGAAATCCGGAATTTCCGTCAATCCGCGAGGTTAACGTGCGCTCCGGGCCGGCGATCACCCGTGAACTCCTGTTCAAGATTCCGCTTGGCGCGAAGTCGTTAGTCAAAGCATGCGCGACGGATGCCGACGGGAGCGCAAAAACCGGCAAGCTGTATGCATGGCTGCACCTCGACTTCCAGGATGGGCGCACGGGATGGGTCCGTGACGATCTGATCGAAGTCGAAGGCGACGGCGCGGAGTTTGGCTATGGTTTTGTGCCACAGCGGCAGCAAGCCTTTAAGCTGGTGCGAACGGTGGTAATAGATACACCCGTCACTCCGCCGGATCCTGCCGCAACTCCGGTTACCCCAACACCGGTTGTGATTGTCCCGCCAGTAACTCCCCCCACCCCGGACACGATTGCAACAGCGTCCGCCGCGATAACTATGGGCAGAGATGGCGTGAATGTTCGACGTGGCCCAGGGACTTCACACGAGGCCGTCACCCGTTTTCCGCACCGGACGCGCTGTGAAATCCTCGGTGCCAAGCCTGAAGACAACCGCGCGAGCCGATTCAAGTGGGTTCAGGTCCGTGCGAACAACACGAGTGGTTGGGTGCGTGAAGATTACCTGCGCTATGAAGGAGATGTTTCAGGGTTTGGCCTCGCGTTCGCGGACGCCTACCCCTCCCCCATACAGAACTCATTCTGGGTAAGGGACTGGAATACTGACCCGAACTACACAGCAATTCATTACGGATGGGATCTGGGAGCTGCCACAGGCGAACCGATTTTTGCCGGTCCCGGCGGCGGGCTCGTTATCCAGGTCAACCGGTGCACGCTTTGCACGCCTGACCGTCCGAGCGTCCTGCAAAACGGCTTACGCCTGAATGATCCCGGCGTCCTGCAAAACCCGGCTTGGGGATACGGTTATGGGAACTACGTGGTAGTGCGATATCTATACGATCTGCTTCCGGCATCAACTAAGGCAGAACTGGCGCGGCGAAACCTGCCGAACTATCACCTGTTCACGATCTATGCCCACCTGAATACGATCGAAGTATCACAGGGACAGACCGTGGAGCCGAACCAGAGGATAGCGACGTGCGGCAATTCAGGCAACAGCGAAGCGGCACATCTGCACCTGGAGATACGCGCCTGGAATAATGCTGCCGAAACGATCACCGGACGTATGATCTCGAACCGCATGGACCCAGTGGTGCTGTTCCGGCGCTAGTCGCGACGATTGAACCAACACAAACAGCCAGCGAATCAGCGCCGAAGCCGACGCATGATCAGCATGGGAACCGCCCGGGCTTCTGCAATGCCAACTGCGGCACCGAAGATGAAATAGACTGTAGCGCCGACTGCTCCACAGACGAGTACGATGATGAGGTCCGCCCGTCCGACTAGCGCTGATGAGAGCAGCGCGACGATGGTTCCCATCAGGGCGGATACGGCCAGAGAACGGCCGGACCCCGAAAGGAGCAGGCGATCATCCACCGTGTGGATACGCCGACTGAGTATCCACCACAGCACAGCGGCTTCCAGCAGTGTCGTGAGTGAATTGGCGAGGGCAAGGCCGGCAATCGGACCGCGCGCAAGCGAGGCCGGCTCGCCTATAAAGCGAATAAAGACCACACTCAAGACGATGTTGCTAATGAGGGAGGCAATCCCGATCAGGACTGGCGTGCGCGTATCGCTCAGCGC
Above is a window of Candidatus Flexicrinis proximus DNA encoding:
- a CDS encoding ROK family protein → MAQYFGIDIGGSGIKGALVDADNGELIGERVRVDTPQPSTPDAVADAVKTLVVDMGKYNGPVGCTFPAIVKNGVMFSAANVDKAWIHTDGQSLFSERVGMPFHVLNDADAAGVAEMTFGSGKDKMGVVIMLTFGTGIGSAVFHDGKLLPNTEFGHLHLHNKIAEARAAARIKEERDLSWAKWGARVNDYLQHLDFIFSPDLFIIGGGISKRFDRFIEYIHVNAEVAPARYFNDSGIVGAAMAAARVFAPK
- a CDS encoding HEAT repeat domain-containing protein encodes the protein MSTQKKIVHYHIGRLSDRQPEVRLEAIRELEDIGDPEALQPLQDVFESDLDLDVRRAAQAAGRAVFLKSRAVK
- a CDS encoding flavin reductase family protein, with translation MPIDSVQFRSTLAQWASGVTVVTTAHEGLLYGMTASSFSSVSLTPPLILVCIAKYAYTHQILLDAGSFGVNILSAEQADLGKRFAEKHAEYINRFADLDVVYGEYGVPLLPRVMAWLDCKTYQVVDAGDHSVFIGEVLSTQINGGEPLLYFNRKWGAFASQG
- a CDS encoding SH3 domain-containing protein — its product is MANFLATILGNPEFPSIREVNVRSGPAITRELLFKIPLGAKSLVKACATDADGSAKTGKLYAWLHLDFQDGRTGWVRDDLIEVEGDGAEFGYGFVPQRQQAFKLVRTVVIDTPVTPPDPAATPVTPTPVVIVPPVTPPTPDTIATASAAITMGRDGVNVRRGPGTSHEAVTRFPHRTRCEILGAKPEDNRASRFKWVQVRANNTSGWVREDYLRYEGDVSGFGLAFADAYPSPIQNSFWVRDWNTDPNYTAIHYGWDLGAATGEPIFAGPGGGLVIQVNRCTLCTPDRPSVLQNGLRLNDPGVLQNPAWGYGYGNYVVVRYLYDLLPASTKAELARRNLPNYHLFTIYAHLNTIEVSQGQTVEPNQRIATCGNSGNSEAAHLHLEIRAWNNAAETITGRMISNRMDPVVLFRR
- the npdG gene encoding NADPH-dependent F420 reductase; amino-acid sequence: MAEAESGIMLTVAVLGGTGKEGSGLAVRWALNGYRVLIGSRDAAKAIEKCAELNRELGGEYLTGVQNAAAAQVADIIVVSVPYSAQIDTIEGVRDYLSGKIVVDVTVPLAPPDIRTVHVPEGGSAVLNAQKLLGSDVRLVGAFQNVSAEKLRNPDTEVDCDVLVCSDHDDAKAEVIKLVEAAGMRGIDAGPLANSAAAEALTPVLLYINKAYKVKGSGIRITGIPS
- a CDS encoding glycosyltransferase family 2 protein, with translation MTDRPTYSIVAPVYNEEGNILRLHSEIHRVMEQTGETWELVLVNDGSRDASLTEMRAAAAQDPNVKIINFARNFGHATAVTAGIDFARGRAVVLIDADLQDPPEVILEMIDRWKAGYEVVYAVRSVRKGESWFKRVSAKLFYRIIYRITDVHIPVDTGDFRLMDEKVAKVLRQMREHNRFIRGMTSWVGFKQTGVNYVREARTVGETKYPLRKMIRFAWDAVTGFSFFPLQVMIYVSLLLGVMAVLAIPVIALLRIRLGPDFFGGQATTIVLMLLLGSFQLFFLFVLGQYVARVYDEVRGRPLYVVASTENIDASPSETSV
- a CDS encoding leucyl aminopeptidase, producing MIDFSVSAGPIEKTESDALILFSAQPPDLSAGPVRTINTMLNNALAELVEVGDFSGKAEQVAVIYPRGQLTARRILLVGLGKPEEVTAETIRRAAAVASKQAQELGAANAAFALPPFDLAVGVHAAVEGAMLALWFYRGQKSTPDESKKLSRITVVASESEQTVANQALKVGVAYARGTILARDIANLPPNYCTPAHLAEQAVRVATESNLRAEVLERGQMEALRMGAILGVAQASHNPPQFIILEHNAARAAELPTVVLVGKGVTFDTGGYSIKTADGMIGMKGDMSGAAAVLGALQTVAELDIPLHVVGLMPASENLIDAHAYRPQDVLTASNGKTIEIISTDAEGRLLLADALVYAGRFKPDVVVDIATLTGSIAVALGNINAGIFATDDSVRDALLAAGSSVYERVWPMPLMPEYRKAIDSDTADMKNSAGAKGGACVAAAFLKEFVDYPRWAHVDIAGMFLDFSGSPYINAKGMNGFGSRLLVEFVRNWVLRKGA
- a CDS encoding FAD-binding oxidoreductase, with the translated sequence MTEMPDDLRADLNRYQELVRDYEALDQRIDDLLASYGGNVDQMSGQDKQHYRELFRQRDELLNDMRFLEQTLIDPDESM